In Actinoplanes derwentensis, the following proteins share a genomic window:
- a CDS encoding helix-turn-helix domain-containing protein: MKGYHTKWAVPDEHRESAEYIEAGTRIALGQAVYDRRTVLGISQAELAARAGTTQTVISRLEGGAVTPTLPLLHRLASALQGELDLQITGTGMHAEFRLAS; this comes from the coding sequence ATGAAGGGATACCACACCAAGTGGGCTGTTCCGGACGAGCATCGGGAGAGCGCCGAGTACATCGAGGCCGGCACCCGGATCGCCCTCGGCCAGGCCGTTTATGACCGGCGGACCGTCCTGGGAATCAGCCAGGCCGAGCTTGCCGCGCGGGCCGGAACCACACAGACGGTGATCTCGCGGCTGGAGGGTGGCGCAGTCACGCCCACGCTCCCTCTGCTGCATCGCCTAGCGAGTGCACTGCAGGGCGAGCTGGATCTCCAGATCACCGGCACGGGTATGCACGCCGAGTTCCGGCTCGCCTCGTAG
- a CDS encoding type II toxin-antitoxin system RelE/ParE family toxin, with product MLAYMGDRYDVELEPEVRRWLDSLPLPAYRTVEFHADRLAEAPTTLGEPYSKHLQGAVRELRFHLGRVAWRVTYWGCASASDRVADGLPQDPCSGDERGRACHRRAEGV from the coding sequence ATGCTCGCGTATATGGGGGATCGGTATGACGTCGAGCTAGAGCCCGAGGTCAGAAGGTGGCTGGACTCGCTCCCTCTCCCGGCATATCGGACAGTTGAGTTTCATGCGGACAGGCTCGCTGAAGCACCGACCACGCTTGGCGAGCCATACAGCAAGCATCTTCAGGGAGCGGTTCGCGAGCTGAGGTTTCACCTCGGCCGGGTTGCCTGGCGGGTCACCTACTGGGGTTGCGCCTCAGCGTCGGATCGTGTTGCTGACGGTCTTCCGCAAGACCCGTGCTCGGGAGACGAGCGAGGTCGAGCGTGCCATCGCCGCGCAGAAGGTGTGTGA
- a CDS encoding pectate lyase, whose protein sequence is MFKKLQKRWRAGLVTVVALSLGMGAVVYTQGASAATFPTATGTTKLTASKAVSGTFDGGLKRFVGSGALGGDSQDEGQDPLFTLADGATLKNVIIGSPAADGVHCLGSCTISNVWWENVGEDAATFKGGSSAKYTVTGGAAKGADDKVFQHNGGGTLTVSNFAVSDFGKLYRSCGNCKTQYKRSVVLKNVTATAPGGSLVGINSNFGDTATLSGITISGDSKKKIAICVTFKGNKTGAEPTKVATQTAATGGDGTNCKFSTSNITYK, encoded by the coding sequence GTGTTCAAGAAACTGCAGAAGCGCTGGCGTGCCGGCCTCGTGACGGTTGTCGCTCTCAGCCTCGGCATGGGCGCTGTGGTCTATACCCAGGGCGCTTCCGCGGCGACCTTCCCGACCGCCACCGGCACCACCAAACTGACCGCGAGCAAAGCGGTCTCCGGCACTTTCGACGGCGGCCTGAAGCGTTTCGTCGGCAGCGGCGCGCTCGGCGGCGACAGCCAGGACGAGGGCCAGGACCCGCTGTTCACGCTGGCCGACGGCGCCACCCTGAAAAACGTGATCATCGGCTCGCCGGCCGCCGACGGCGTGCACTGCCTCGGCTCCTGCACGATCTCCAACGTGTGGTGGGAGAACGTCGGCGAGGACGCCGCCACGTTCAAGGGCGGCTCCAGCGCCAAGTACACGGTCACCGGAGGTGCCGCCAAAGGCGCCGACGACAAGGTCTTCCAGCACAACGGCGGCGGCACCCTGACCGTCAGCAACTTCGCGGTCAGTGACTTCGGCAAGCTGTACCGCTCCTGCGGCAACTGCAAGACCCAGTACAAGCGCAGCGTCGTCCTGAAGAACGTCACCGCCACCGCCCCCGGCGGCAGCCTGGTCGGCATCAACTCCAACTTCGGCGACACCGCCACCCTCTCCGGCATCACGATCAGCGGCGACAGCAAGAAGAAGATCGCCATCTGCGTGACCTTCAAGGGCAACAAGACCGGCGCCGAACCCACCAAGGTCGCCACTCAGACCGCGGCCACCGGCGGCGACGGCACGAACTGCAAGTTCAGCACCTCGAACATCACCTACAAGTGA
- a CDS encoding nucleotidyltransferase family protein yields the protein MTTAGLVLAAGAGRRYGMPKALVHYEGRLLVQRAVAVLESAGCPATVVLGAAAEEVRAAAGDLVSITNPDWDTGMGSSLRAGLRHLAGTDATAAVILLVDMPGVTPEAVRRIVAHARPDALVTGGYGDRRGHPVLIGRDHWNGVAATATGDRGARDYLRANQVMVIPVGDIADDTDIDFP from the coding sequence ATGACCACCGCCGGGCTGGTGCTGGCGGCCGGGGCGGGCCGCCGCTACGGCATGCCGAAGGCGCTGGTCCACTACGAGGGCCGGTTGCTGGTGCAGCGGGCCGTCGCCGTCCTGGAGTCGGCCGGCTGCCCCGCCACGGTGGTACTGGGTGCGGCGGCGGAGGAGGTCCGGGCAGCGGCTGGAGATCTGGTCTCCATCACGAATCCCGACTGGGACACCGGAATGGGCTCGTCGCTGCGGGCCGGGCTGCGCCATCTGGCCGGGACCGACGCGACAGCGGCCGTGATCCTGCTGGTGGACATGCCGGGCGTGACGCCCGAGGCGGTGCGCCGGATCGTCGCTCACGCCAGGCCGGATGCTCTCGTGACGGGCGGTTACGGCGACCGGCGGGGCCATCCGGTACTGATCGGCCGGGACCATTGGAACGGGGTCGCGGCCACGGCCACCGGCGATCGCGGGGCGCGTGACTATCTGCGCGCCAACCAGGTGATGGTGATTCCGGTCGGCGACATCGCCGACGATACCGACATCGACTTTCCGTAA
- a CDS encoding ABA4-like family protein, producing the protein MTAFLFELTFLLAAPFWALMILLPKWSWTHRIVSSPLIALPIVAIYGVLVAGSFGEVWPAVTNPTLDGIQALLGTPEGAAAGWAHFIAFDLFVGRWSYLDSRKRGIPVLLMAPILLLTILLGPVGLAVYLAVRPWWREPLG; encoded by the coding sequence GTGACCGCGTTCCTGTTCGAGCTGACGTTCCTGCTGGCCGCCCCGTTCTGGGCCCTGATGATCCTGTTGCCGAAGTGGTCGTGGACGCACCGGATCGTGTCGAGCCCGCTGATCGCGCTGCCGATCGTGGCGATCTACGGGGTGCTGGTGGCCGGTTCGTTCGGCGAGGTGTGGCCGGCCGTGACGAACCCGACCCTGGACGGGATCCAGGCGCTGCTCGGCACGCCCGAGGGCGCGGCGGCCGGCTGGGCCCACTTCATCGCCTTCGACCTGTTCGTCGGCCGATGGTCCTACCTGGACAGCCGGAAGCGCGGGATTCCGGTGCTGCTGATGGCACCGATCCTGCTGCTGACGATCCTGCTCGGCCCGGTCGGGCTGGCCGTCTACCTGGCGGTGCGCCCGTGGTGGCGCGAACCCCTAGGCTGA
- a CDS encoding GlxA family transcriptional regulator, whose protein sequence is MSRVLFVLTPQVHLLDLAGPAQVFSTAPGYELLYYAETSPVPTWQGVPLVASSSWPSLGPGDLVLVPGWRDGHGYFTPGTLDRIAAHHTAGGTVASVCAGADALGRAGLLDGRHCTTHHGLQDRLARSHPAARVVRDVLYVSDDRVVTSAGIASGIDLALHLVAQRHGPAEAALVAREMVVYARRNGDDQQDSAMLRHRAHLNDVVHRVQDRIDADFTATLPLSDLAATAGVSERTLTRLFTTATGRTPLRYQQLLRVERAEHLIGHGATTDSAARAVGFTDARMLRRLRSRTPVR, encoded by the coding sequence GTGAGCAGGGTGCTGTTCGTCCTGACCCCGCAGGTGCACCTGCTCGACCTCGCCGGCCCGGCCCAGGTGTTCTCCACCGCGCCGGGCTACGAGCTGCTCTACTACGCCGAGACATCGCCGGTGCCGACCTGGCAGGGGGTGCCGCTGGTCGCCTCGTCGTCCTGGCCGTCGCTGGGCCCCGGTGACCTGGTGCTGGTGCCCGGCTGGCGGGACGGCCACGGCTATTTCACCCCCGGCACCCTCGACCGGATCGCCGCGCATCACACCGCCGGCGGCACGGTCGCCAGCGTGTGCGCCGGAGCCGACGCTCTCGGCCGGGCCGGGCTGCTCGACGGCCGCCACTGCACCACCCACCACGGCCTGCAGGACCGGCTGGCCCGCAGCCATCCAGCGGCGAGGGTCGTCCGGGACGTGCTCTACGTCAGCGACGACCGGGTGGTCACCTCAGCCGGCATCGCCAGTGGCATCGACCTGGCCCTGCATCTGGTAGCCCAGCGCCACGGTCCGGCCGAGGCCGCCCTGGTGGCCCGCGAGATGGTGGTCTACGCCCGCCGCAACGGCGACGACCAGCAGGACAGCGCCATGCTGCGCCACCGAGCCCACCTGAACGACGTGGTCCACCGAGTCCAGGACCGCATCGACGCCGACTTCACGGCCACCCTGCCCCTGTCCGACCTGGCAGCGACGGCAGGCGTCAGCGAACGAACCCTGACCCGCCTCTTCACCACCGCGACCGGCCGAACCCCACTGCGCTACCAGCAACTACTCCGCGTCGAACGCGCCGAACACCTGATCGGCCACGGCGCCACCACGGATTCCGCCGCCCGAGCAGTCGGCTTCACCGACGCCCGCATGCTCCGCCGCCTCCGCTCCCGCACCCCGGTGCGATGA
- a CDS encoding helix-turn-helix domain-containing protein, whose amino-acid sequence MPKAPRSGRGRPGGPRDGGLRPPQRRRPAGQPTLPLSDLAATAGVSERTLTRLFTTATGRTPLRYQQLLRVERAEHLIGHGATTDSAARAVGFTDARMLRRLRSRAPAE is encoded by the coding sequence ATGCCAAAAGCCCCACGGTCCGGCCGAGGCCGCCCTGGTGGCCCGCGAGATGGTGGCCTACGCCCGCCGCAACGGCGACGACCAGCAGGACAGCCCACCCTGCCCCTGTCCGACCTGGCAGCGACGGCCGGCGTCAGCGAACGAACCCTGACCCGCCTCTTCACCACCGCGACCGGCCGAACCCCACTGCGCTACCAGCAACTACTCCGCGTCGAACGCGCCGAACACCTGATCGGCCACGGCGCCACCACGGATTCCGCCGCCCGAGCAGTCGGCTTCACCGACGCCCGCATGCTCCGCCGCCTCCGCTCCCGCGCCCCGGCGGAGTGA